A DNA window from Taeniopygia guttata chromosome 8, bTaeGut7.mat, whole genome shotgun sequence contains the following coding sequences:
- the PDE4DIP gene encoding myomegalin isoform X2, translating into MKDNCRICGRELCGNQRRWIFHTAAKLNLQVLLSHVLGRELCRDGRSEFACSKCAFMLDRIYRFDTVIARIEALSIERLQKLLLEKDRLKFCIASMYRRNNDDSSTEDKAGEGTVDLSNLPDARYAALLQEDFAYSGFEYWMDQEEHGLEPHSCHGSEGAGSRPRRCRGCAALRVADADYEAICKVPRKVARSISCGLSSRWSASMGNEESSVCDVAESTSSRVAVDGDSMEEGTPASSLESLDTTVEASPPQQKDEDADKGVKGNGKCDDLSDDRMTPSSSLSGNRLELALNLIKTLDYKPLQSPRGSRLPIPVKSSLPPPKLCRDLADGSASAGLACASSAFLNADRKSFSRAPLGLPLEISELQELWDDLYEDYMPLRVQNLQDEQQQPAPGSAAAGEHVSNVCAGELQGKIQHFEAANKLLQEKLNELNFELKSVQETSQRQDRMIQSLNEALKSKDSKTEELYHIIEGQNETMAKLRDMLHRNHLGQLQVPESPLSPQEQQMSPLDLQNALFCTKLEVQRLKRAQCQKEHQLAEAKRATQLLETTVHEEEQQKEATWKHNQELRVVVKQLQAELQDKAQQLQTLEWEKSCELQAQEQRVQRLTQQLAHKEQLLQESRELLQCQQSLEKSPAAMNAMLEKLQQRVSDRDAALERAVDEKFCALEKKEQELQQLRVCVRERGSDLERLRSVLCSNEATIHSLESLLKAKTLELEQVSATCQNLRWLKEEIEAKSGSRQKEQEGIIQQLQTCLHDRNKEVEELTATLLCKLGPGQSEVAEELCLRLQHKEKMLQDLLSDRNHQTMEHDAEIRELLQALSTKEQQSRVAAEKMAQALAERSHELQLLRQHVLGKDPVGTQSAGARPLKQDKQPIQEIMQRACGATAIAGSLQEDSSCRTEGVTMSAAELEKDLVNAKEELVLMVKKERESRRELTALQSVVATQEEELQVQASDIESLTRTIQMKEDLIKDLQMQLVDPEEIPAMEKLTQEVLVLREKVAVAESQGQEATGNRRQQLLLMLEGLVAERNRLNEALQAERQLYGSLVKFHTHPDSAARDHALQVELEGVQELRGQLEEALGRSLECLSRLETQGAIGGQAAGPHSDASTNFTDSMKEEAARGLAAQQSKPRARRENGGTERSTAGTERERELRAERELRELKAQLEEAGFSSVSHIRKAMLSLCLENAELKERMGEATSLLESAEQEEPGLGSPLAPEPRRLPRKSRGSLGDRSAGGSGDGQGLPAERGTVPAKRPALETRAQDDMPKRPCPGSPGGGDGSHVEGSIPGGGWPGLGAELRSQVAQGQRQCQELQDKLAASEATVRAQAEQLEKYHVLLREPQTQQLSKQVQVDFQDLGYETCGRSETEADRDETTSPECEEPDVFSETSLGEELGSLCQPGMSRVGKTARKPVALEDVEALHQHIQDLKAQLLNANKVIQSLQRRARSISVTSGYTSGAERPLPAPKVLASPAHSLTDEDEGWQSDGHGTLCPPALRAHRDLQSLVHRVALLEAQLPLAKHGATLPKELHSATWPGKYNSLIQAQARELSHLRQMLREGRGVSRSLAHHLRDALRSFEDLLRGTDIDYYLGQGFREQLAQGRNLAERLSDKLGIRDQQDREDKTSHELLAQRLSRKLQEKEKVIESLEVKLQERSESPGSSCPPSESSHSASSSSFTSEGLEPCSDGDAASEYSQCQEEPAQHAGLHFDSLSKPVSAPLPALAPGLSPFLPAGPPPPAAPPLLGCCGNSVCSLAEAQQELQVLRRQLGESVTLPMAPAKPTVPLGPFGEGSKAPASFCQHGALQGPAELPGAADTRTLWDMPLPPQPLCGALPAGHLSGQKLTGADLLEEHLLEIRSLRQRLEESICTNDRLREQLERRLASTGKASGLPSDVYGQPPELGLQLSRENQALHEENQTLRLQRDHLSQELARVQEALMAACSRAREAEAELGQRRGKQRKLTEELSECQESVRQLRDERRSLQEDNNRLQHSVTLLQQQSEEQRLLLQTLRAELHVYESLPGPSAETRAGCFPSPPVRDVGTNAAAPLLSTLPSGMSVLRRMDEPRGADALLRKSEGLTGAHVVGRLDTYRALEQHIVEGKALARELMCLTRPALGLPKCPLPGKEVKRGQDGGPDPQRTVHYGAPEPRTGPEGCRGSWRQGASSPEHGHSPGAAGWGCPSSTRSRTLLPQALGRTGTGQGHLWGSASTLHSILQECVSLLTAFWSTVLPVSPAQQQGKERVLQGEITALRARLSEREDALQSTARRLHSTAQLKDSMEQFIVSQLTRTHSVLRKARTNLEVKAQQALPVA; encoded by the exons CAGCATGGGCAACGAGGAGTCGTCTGTGTGTGATGTGGCCGAGTCCACCAGCTCCAGGGTGGCTGTGGATGGGGACAGCATGGAGGAAGGCACACCTGCATCCTCTCTTGAATCTCTGGACACCACCGTGGAGGCCAGCCCTCCGCAGCAGAAGGATGAAGATGCAGATAAGGGGGTGAAGGGGAATGGGAAATGTGACGATTTGTCGGATGATCGCATGACCCCGAGCTCTTCACTGAGTGGGAACAGGCTGGAGCTGGCCCTCAATTTGATCAAGACGTTGGACTACAAACCCCTTCAGAGCCCCCGAGGCAGCCGACTACCTATTCCTGTGAAGTCCAGCTTGCCCCCTCCCAAGCTCTGCCGTGACTTGGCAGATGGCAGTGCTTCTGCTGGCTTAGCATGTGCTAGTTCTGCCTTCCTCAACGCAGACAGAAAATCGTTTTCCAGAGCTCCTTTGGGCCTTCCCCTGGAAAtttctgagctgcaggagctgtgggatgaccTCTATGAGGATTATATGCCGCTGCGGGTACAG aaTTTGCAGgatgaacagcagcagccagctccaggtagtgctgcagcaggggagCACGTGTCCAATGTGTgtgcaggagagctgcagggcaAAATCCAGCATTTTGAAGCTGCCAACAAG TTGTTACAGGAAAAGCTGAATGAATTGAATTTCGAATTAAAATCTGTTCAAGAAACATCACAAAGGCAAGATCGTATGATCCAGAGTCTGAACGAGGCCCTGAAGAGCAAAGACAGTAAG ACAGAGGAGCTGTACCACATCATCGAAGGGCAGAATGAGACCATGGCCAAGCTGCGGGACATGTTACACAGAAACCATCTGGGACAGCTGCAG GTGCCAGAGAGCCCACTGTCACCCCAGGAGCAGCAAATGTCACCGCTCGATCTTCAGAACGCACTTTTCTGCACCAAACTGGAGGTGCAGAGACTGAAGAGAGCTCAGTGCCAGAAGGAGCATCAGCTGGCTGAAGCCAAGAGAGCAACCCAGCTCCTAGAGACCACGGTCCatgaggaagagcagcagaaagagGCAACCTGGAAACACAATCAG GAGCTGCGTGTTGTGGTAAaacagctgcaggcagagctgcaggacaaggctcagcagctccAGACTTTGGAGTGGGAGAAAAGCTGTGAGCTGCAGGCCCAGGAGCAGAGAGTTCAGCGTTTGACTCAGCAGCTGGCTCACAAGGAGCAGCTTCTGCAG GAATCCAGGGAGCTTCTGCAATGCCAGCAAAGCTTGGAGAAGAGCCCTGCAGCCATGAATGCCATGttggagaagctgcagcagcgTGTCAGTGACAGGGATGCTGCTCTAGAG CGAGCAGTAGATGAGAAGTTCTGTgccctggagaagaaggagcaggagctgcagcagctgcgcGTGTGCGTGCGGGAGCGCGGCAGTGACCTGGAGAGGCTGCGCAGTGTCCTCTGCAGCAACGAGGCCACCATCCAC AGCCTGGAGAGCCTCCTGAAAGCCAAAACTCTGGAACTGGAGCAGGTCTCAGCAACCTGCCAAAACCTCCGCTGGCTCAAAGAGGAGATTGAGGCCAAATCTGGCAGCaggcagaaggagcaggaggggatTATCCAACAGCTGCAGACCTGCCTGCATGACAGGAACAAGGAAGTGGAG GAGCTTACTGCAACTCTGCTGTGCAAGCTGGGCCCCGGGCAGAGTGAGGTAGCAGAGGAGCTGTGCCTGCGCCtccagcacaaggagaagatgCTGCAGGATCTCCTCAGTGACCGGAACCATCAAACCATGGAGCATGATGCTGAAATTcgggagctgctgcaggctctgAGCACCAaggaacagcagagcaga GTGGCTGCAGAGAAGATGGCTCAGGCTTTGGCTGAAAGGAGCCATGAGCTACAACTGCTGCGCCAGCACGTGTTGGGGAAGGACCCTGTTGGGACCCAGTCAGCTGGTGCCAGGCCATTGAAGCAGGACAAACAACCCATACAA GAGATAATGCAAAGAGCTTGTGGAGCTACAGCCATTGCTGGATCCCTGCAGGaagacagcagctgcaggacagaggGAG TTACAATGTCAGCAGCAGAACTGGAGAAGGATCTTGTCAATGCCAAAGAGGAGCTGGTGCTAATGGtgaagaaggaaagggaaagcagG CGGGAGCTCACTGCTCTCCAGTCTGTCGTGGCcacacaggaggaggagctgcaggtgcaggCCTCAGATATCGAGTCCTTGACCAGAACCATCCAGATGAAAGAGGACCTCATCAAG GATCTGCAGATGCAGCTGGTGGATCCTGAAGAAATTCCAGCCATGGAAAAACTGACACAAGAAGTGCTGGTGCTTCGGGAGAAAGTGGCTGTAGCAGAGTCCCAAGGACAGGAGGCTACTGGAAACAGAAGGCAACAG TTGTTACTGATGCTGGAAGGGCTGGTGGCGGAGAGGAATCGGTTAAATGAGGCTCTCCAGGCAGAGAGGCAGCTCTATGGCAGCCTGGTGAAGTTTCACACACACCCAGACAG CGCTGCGAGAGACCACGCCCTGCAGGTGGAGCTGGAAGGGGTCCAGGAGCTCCGGGGACAGCTGGAAGAAGCTCTTGGAAGAAGCTTGGAGTGTTTGAGCAGGCTGGAGACACAGGGCGCCATAGGAG GTCAGGCCGCAGGTCCGCACAGCGATGCCAGCACCAACTTCACCGACAGCATGAAGGAGGAGGCAGCCCGTGGCTTGGCAGCCCAGCAG AGCAAGCCCCGGGCCCGCAGGGAAAACGGGGGCACCGAACGGAGCACGGCGGGCACGGAGCGCGAACGGGAGCTGCGGGCCGagcgggagctgcgggagctgAAGGCGCAGCTGGAGGAAGCTGGATTCTCCTCTGTCTCCCACATCAG GAAGGCGATGCTGAGCCTGTGCCTGGAAAACGCGGAGCTGAAAGAGCGGATGGGTGAAGCCACATCGCTGCTGGAGAGCGCGGAGCAGGAggagcccgggctgggcagccCTCTGGCCCCTGAGCCCCGGAGGCTGCCGCGGAAGAGCCGCGGGTCCCTTGGGGACCGCTCGGCCGGAGGCAGCGGGGATGGCCAagggctcccagcagagaggggcACCGTGCCCGCCAAACGCCCGGCGCTGGAGACTCGAGCCCAGGATGACATGCCCAAGagaccctgccctggcagcccgGGTGGAGGGGACGGGAGCCAT GTGGAGGGCTCGATTCCCGGCGGgggctggccagggctgggcGCAGAGCTGCGCTCCCAGGTGGCACAGGGCCAaaggcagtgccaggagctgcaggacaaGCTTGCTGCCTCCGAGGCCACAGTGCGGGCACAAGCTGAGCAGCTGGAGAAATACCACGTCCTGCTCC GTGAACCTCAGACACAGCAGCTCAGCAAGCAAGTGCAGGTGGACTTCCAGGACCTGGGCTATGAGACCTGTGGGCGCAGTGAGACCGAGGCTGACCGTGACGAGACCACCAGCCCTG AGTGCGAGGAGCCAGATGTGTTCAGTGAGACCAGCCTGGGTGAGGAgctggggtccctgtgccagccaggGATGTCCAGAGTGGGCAAAACTGCCCGGAAACCCGTGGCCCTGGAAGATGTGGAGGCCCTGCACCAGCATATCCAGGACCTCAAGGCCCAGCTGCTCAATGCCAACAAGGTGATCCAGAGCCTGCAGCGCCGTGCCCGCTCCATCTCTGTCACCAGTGGCTACACCTCGGGTGCTGAGCGGCCCCTGCCGGCTCCCAAGGTCCTCGCGTCCCCAGCCCACAGCCTGACGGACGAGGACGAGGGCTGGCAGTCGGATGGGCACGGCACGCTGTGCCCACCCGCCCTGCGGGCACACCGCGACCTGCAGAGCCTGGTGCACCGCGTCGCCCTGCTGGAGGCACAGCTGCCCCTGGCCAAGCATGGAGCCACCTTGCCCAAGGAGCTGCACTCTGCCACTTGGCCAGG GAAATACAACTCTTTGATCCAGGCACAGGCTCGGGAGCTCTCCCACTTGCGGCAGATGCTGCGGGAGGGCCGTGGGGTGAGCCGCAGCCTGGCCCACCACCTGCGGGACGCCCTGCGCTCCTTCGAGGACCTCCTTCGGGGCACTGACATCGACTACTACCTGGGCCAGGGCTTTcgggagcagctggcccagggcAGGAACCTGGCTGAGAGGCTCAGCGACAAGCTGGGCATCA GAGATCAACAAGACAGGGAGGATAAAACCAGTCACGAACTCCTGGCACAGAG GCTCAGCAGGAAGCtccaggagaaggagaaggtgaTTGAGAGCCTGGAGGTGAAGCTGCAGGAGCGCTCTGAGTCCCCAGGTAGCAGCTGCCCGCCCTCGGAGTCATCCcactctgccagcagctcatCCTTCACCTccgaggggctggagccctgctCCGATGGGGATGCGGCCAGCGAGTACAGCCAGTGCCAGGAGGAGCCCGCCCAACATGCAG GCCTTCACTTTGACTCCTTGTCCAAACCCGTTAGTGcccccctgcctgccctggcccccgggctgtcccccttcctccctgctgggccccctcctcctgcagccccgccactcctgggctgctgtgggaaTTCTGTCTGCTCCCTggctgaggcacagcaggaacTGCAGGTGCTCCGGAGACAACTGGGAGAAA GTGTGACACTGCCCATGGCACCAGCAAAGCCCACAGTCCCGCTGGGCCCCTTTGGAGAGGGCAGCAAAGCCCCAGCATCGTTCTGCCAACACGGAGCCCTGCAGGGCCCGGCCGAGCTCCCCGGAGCCGCCGACACCCGCACCCTCTGGGACATGCCCCTTCCCCCCCAGCCGCTCTGCGGGGCCCTGCCAGCAGGGCACCTCTCTGGCCAGAAGCTGACAG GGGCAGACCTGCTGGAGGAACACCTGCTGGAGATCCGCAGCCTGCGCCAGCGCCTGGAGGAGTCCATCTGCACCAACGACCGGCTCCGGGAGCAGCTGGAGCGCCGCCTGGCCTCCACGGGCAAGGCCAGCG GACTGCCCAGTGATGTCTATGGCCAGCCAccggagctggggctgcagctgagcagggagaaCCAGGCTCTGCATGAGGAAAACCAGACCCTGCGGCTCCAACGTGACCACCTCTCCCAAG agctggcacGGGTGCAGGAGGCACTCATGGCTGCCTGCTCCCGGGCACGGGAGGCtgaagcagagctgggccagAGGCGCGGGAAGCAGCGGAAGCTGACGGAGGAGCTCTCCGAGTGCCAAGAGAGTGTCCGGCAGCTCCGGGACGAGCGGCGCTCTCTGCAGGAGGACAACAACAG gctgcagcacTCAGTGacactcctgcagcagcagagtgagGAGCAGCGTCTGCTCCTGCAGACCCTACGTGCGGAGCTGCACGTCTACGAGAGCCTCCCTGGCCCCTCTGCTGAGACACGAGCAG GCTGCTTCCCATCTCCTCCAGTGCGCGATGTGGGCACTAACGCAGCAGCTCCCCTTCTCTCCACGCTGCCCTCCGGCATGTCGGTGCTCCGACGGATGGACG AGCCTCGTGGGGCAGACGCGCTGCTGAGGAAGAGCGAGGGGCTGACGGGGGCTCACGTTGTTGGCCGTCTGGACACGTACCgagccctggagcagcacatCGTGGAGGGAAAGGCCTTGGCCCGGGAGCTGATGTGTCTCACACGCCCAGCACTCGGGCTGCCCAAGTGCCCGCTCCCGGGAAAGGAGGTAAAGCGTGGGCAGGACGGGGGGCCAGACCCTCAGCGCACCGTGCATTACGGGGCTCCCGAGCCCAGAACCGGCCCCgagggctgcaggggcagctggaggcagggaGCCTCCAGCCCAGAGCACGGCCACTCCCCGGGTGCAGCGGGATGGgggtgccccagcagcacccgCTCCCGCACCCTTCTCCCACAGGCCCTGGGACGCACAGGCACGGGGCAGGGGCATCTGTGGGGCAGCGCCAGCACCCTGCACAGCATCCTGCAGGAGTGCGTGTCTCTCCTCACTGCCTTCTGGAGCACTGTGCTGCCCgtgagccctgcccagcagcagggcaag GAGCGGGTGCTCCAGGGCGAGATCACGGCGCTGCGGGCCCGGCTCTCCGAGAGGGAGGACGCTCTGCAGAGCACGGCCAGGCggctgcacagcacagcccagctcaaGGACAGCATGGAGCAGTTCATTGTCAGCCAGT TGACCAGGACCCACAGTGTTCTGCGCAAGGCCAGGACAAACCTGGAG GTGAAGGCCCAGCAGGCCCTGCCTGTTGCGTGA